A single genomic interval of Paludisphaera rhizosphaerae harbors:
- a CDS encoding SAM-dependent methyltransferase, which yields MSLDDSLALARFPRASRYSPEWMLAGFSGAANPLWLAEWLTEALDLRPGMRVLDLSCGRALSSIFLHREFGVQVWAVDLWFSASENLRRIQAAGAEDAVFPIHADARNLPFAAEFFDAIVSIDSFFYYGTDDLYLNEIARFVKPGGPLAIAGAGLMHEFDDGTPPEHLREWWEQDKPWCLHSAAWWRRHWGRTGILDVETADELEGGWRYWRAWVEAVAPDNAVELAALGADRGRTLGYFRTVGRRRADALLTEPITSVAMPYIEKPMLRRS from the coding sequence ATGTCCCTGGATGATTCCCTGGCTCTGGCGCGGTTCCCTCGCGCCTCAAGGTACAGCCCGGAATGGATGCTTGCCGGCTTCTCCGGCGCAGCCAACCCGCTCTGGCTGGCGGAGTGGCTGACGGAGGCTCTTGACCTCCGACCCGGCATGAGGGTGCTCGACCTGAGCTGTGGTCGGGCTCTCTCCTCGATCTTCCTGCATCGCGAGTTCGGCGTGCAGGTTTGGGCCGTCGACCTCTGGTTCAGCGCCTCGGAGAATCTCCGCCGAATCCAGGCGGCTGGCGCCGAGGACGCTGTGTTCCCGATCCACGCCGACGCCCGCAATCTGCCATTCGCCGCCGAGTTTTTCGATGCGATCGTGTCGATCGACTCGTTCTTCTATTACGGGACCGACGACCTCTACCTGAACGAGATCGCGCGGTTCGTGAAGCCTGGCGGGCCGCTGGCGATCGCGGGCGCCGGCCTGATGCACGAGTTCGACGACGGAACGCCCCCGGAACATCTCCGCGAATGGTGGGAGCAAGACAAGCCCTGGTGCCTCCACTCGGCCGCCTGGTGGCGTCGGCACTGGGGGCGGACCGGAATCCTCGATGTCGAAACGGCCGATGAGCTGGAGGGCGGCTGGCGATACTGGCGAGCCTGGGTCGAAGCCGTCGCGCCGGACAACGCAGTCGAACTGGCGGCGCTCGGCGCTGATCGGGGGCGAACGCTTGGCTACTTCCGAACCGTAGGCCGGCGTCGGGCGGATGCGTTGCTCACCGAGCCGATCACGTCCGTTGCCATGCCCTACATCGAGAAACCGAT
- a CDS encoding carboxypeptidase-like regulatory domain-containing protein encodes MLVRSSRRALVLLAAGLVGCSGGEAPRHSVQGTVTLNGKPYPGVAVQFVPEPTNLALAEAEDVTGPEGNYKLINNGRAGLPTGKYKVIVVARPSAEEAAADQAKFEDEEQRRMAMMSLGIDPAKKAAKAGKPGGEFPAEVTPGENQLDFDVKGKTK; translated from the coding sequence ATGCTAGTTAGATCATCGCGCAGGGCTTTGGTCCTGCTGGCGGCGGGGCTCGTGGGTTGCAGCGGCGGCGAGGCTCCCCGGCATTCCGTGCAGGGGACCGTAACGCTGAATGGAAAGCCCTATCCTGGCGTCGCCGTCCAGTTCGTTCCGGAACCGACGAACCTGGCGCTCGCGGAAGCCGAAGACGTGACCGGTCCGGAAGGGAACTACAAGCTGATCAACAATGGACGGGCCGGGCTTCCGACCGGAAAGTACAAGGTGATCGTCGTCGCTCGTCCGTCGGCGGAGGAAGCAGCGGCCGATCAGGCTAAGTTCGAGGACGAAGAGCAACGTCGCATGGCGATGATGTCTCTGGGAATCGATCCAGCCAAGAAGGCCGCGAAGGCCGGCAAGCCCGGTGGAGAGTTCCCTGCTGAAGTGACGCCCGGCGAGAACCAACTCGACTTCGACGTGAAAGGAAAGACGAAGTAG
- a CDS encoding DUF1559 domain-containing protein, whose translation MRVNVRGGAARAAAFTLIELLVVIAIIAVLIALLLPAVQSAREAARRAQCVNNLKQMGIALHNYHDVNGAYPPPRLMTGSCTSKNLPNGPTPGLVLNTTGFALILNQVEQSSMYNAYNFSQPSANGVGVNGSPNTTLLGSCYANSTVVGAKISSYQCPSDEEMPVETDTTTNFFRVNARRSNYKFCTSQYTDSYCAASASPSNSIRGIFYSDLATNVAAVTDGTSNTAAVAEAPQRTYSTNWGTWWGAGSHTSVHGIAFPPSVAGYTRYLPNGKYDNAANTQKLLYAWTLGSKHPGGLNMLLGDGSVRFIKDSINPSTWYSLHTMAGDEIISADSL comes from the coding sequence ATGCGGGTTAATGTTCGAGGCGGAGCTGCGCGCGCTGCGGCGTTTACACTGATCGAGCTCCTGGTGGTAATCGCCATCATCGCCGTGTTGATCGCCCTGCTGCTGCCGGCTGTGCAGTCGGCGCGTGAGGCCGCCCGTCGCGCTCAGTGCGTGAATAATTTGAAGCAGATGGGCATCGCTCTGCATAACTATCATGATGTGAATGGAGCATACCCTCCTCCGCGATTGATGACGGGGAGCTGCACTTCGAAGAACCTGCCGAACGGACCGACGCCGGGTCTGGTGTTGAACACGACGGGCTTCGCTCTGATTTTGAATCAGGTTGAGCAGTCGTCGATGTACAACGCATACAATTTCAGCCAGCCTTCGGCGAACGGCGTAGGGGTCAACGGCTCGCCGAATACCACGCTGCTGGGGTCCTGCTACGCGAATTCGACGGTCGTCGGCGCGAAGATCTCGAGCTATCAGTGCCCCTCGGATGAGGAGATGCCTGTCGAGACCGACACCACGACGAACTTCTTCCGCGTCAACGCGCGGAGGAGCAATTACAAGTTCTGCACTTCTCAGTACACGGATTCCTACTGCGCTGCTTCGGCCTCGCCGAGCAATTCGATCCGCGGGATCTTCTACAGCGACCTTGCCACGAACGTCGCCGCCGTCACCGACGGCACCAGCAACACCGCGGCTGTCGCCGAGGCCCCCCAGCGGACCTACTCGACGAACTGGGGGACCTGGTGGGGCGCAGGCAGCCACACCTCGGTTCACGGCATCGCTTTCCCGCCCTCGGTCGCCGGTTACACGCGGTATCTGCCGAACGGCAAGTACGACAACGCCGCCAACACCCAGAAGCTGCTCTACGCCTGGACTCTGGGAAGCAAGCACCCCGGCGGCCTGAACATGCTCCTCGGAGACGGCAGCGTCCGGTTCATCAAGGATTCGATCAACCCCTCGACCTGGTACTCCCTGCACACCATGGCGGGCGACGAGATCATCAGCGCCGATTCGCTCTGA
- a CDS encoding C45 family autoproteolytic acyltransferase/hydolase, producing the protein MFVRRSRRAVLCFVVLLAALPSVRAGSRTIARCGEGFLEDVDGYRVLHVKGTPYQMGFQQGTLLREDIRENVRYLFDVKGKELKVEVAGLNLLNPRRVIGGIAARQKKYVPERFFEEMQGVADGAGLPVQEVIDANFIPELFHCSGFALGRSTTKDGRVYHGRVLDYGCDWRLQEHAILTVAEPEGRTPFVNVTYAGFVGSVTGMNAEKVSIGEMGGKGLGHWDGVPMSFLMRMVLEDAKSLDDAVAIFRDNPRTCEYYFVVADGETGKAVGMEASWDAFTLIAMGESHPKLPEPIADAVVLSAGDRYVELAKRVKEGRGGFDADSARKLMDRPVAMKSNLHNVLFETDTGRFWVANAAKDGSPAAEQPYHAFDLRSLLSNRPDASAPALEAPRRAARAAEREPAEVR; encoded by the coding sequence ATGTTCGTTCGCCGTTCGCGACGCGCCGTCCTGTGTTTTGTGGTTTTGCTCGCGGCTCTCCCGTCCGTCCGCGCGGGGAGCCGGACGATCGCCCGCTGCGGCGAGGGTTTTCTTGAGGATGTGGACGGGTATCGGGTGCTCCACGTCAAGGGAACGCCCTACCAGATGGGCTTTCAGCAGGGGACGCTCCTTCGCGAGGACATCCGCGAGAACGTCCGCTACCTCTTCGACGTGAAGGGGAAGGAGCTGAAGGTCGAAGTCGCCGGACTCAACCTGCTCAATCCCAGGCGGGTCATCGGCGGGATCGCCGCTCGGCAGAAGAAGTACGTTCCGGAGCGGTTTTTCGAGGAGATGCAGGGGGTCGCCGACGGCGCGGGGCTGCCCGTGCAGGAGGTGATCGACGCCAACTTCATTCCCGAATTGTTCCATTGCTCCGGATTCGCCCTAGGACGCTCGACGACGAAGGACGGCCGGGTCTACCACGGCCGGGTCCTCGACTACGGTTGCGACTGGCGGCTCCAGGAACACGCGATTCTGACCGTCGCCGAACCGGAAGGTCGGACGCCGTTTGTGAACGTGACGTACGCCGGCTTCGTCGGCTCGGTCACGGGGATGAACGCGGAGAAGGTTTCGATCGGCGAGATGGGGGGCAAGGGCCTGGGCCACTGGGACGGCGTGCCGATGTCGTTCCTGATGCGCATGGTTCTGGAGGATGCGAAGTCGCTGGACGACGCCGTGGCGATCTTCCGCGACAATCCTCGGACGTGTGAATATTACTTCGTCGTCGCCGACGGCGAGACGGGGAAGGCCGTTGGGATGGAGGCGTCCTGGGACGCCTTCACCCTGATCGCGATGGGCGAGTCGCATCCCAAGCTGCCCGAGCCGATCGCCGACGCCGTCGTCCTCTCGGCGGGGGACCGTTACGTCGAACTGGCGAAGCGTGTGAAGGAGGGCCGGGGAGGCTTCGATGCGGACTCGGCCCGCAAACTGATGGATCGCCCCGTGGCGATGAAGTCGAACCTCCACAACGTCCTCTTCGAGACGGATACCGGCCGATTCTGGGTGGCGAACGCCGCCAAGGACGGCAGTCCCGCAGCCGAGCAGCCATACCATGCGTTCGACCTGCGTTCTCTGCTGTCGAACCGACCCGACGCTTCGGCGCCGGCCCTTGAAGCGCCCCGTCGGGCCGCCCGCGCTGCCGAGCGCGAGCCCGCCGAGGTGCGATGA
- a CDS encoding Gfo/Idh/MocA family protein: MSQQPVMDRRAFLYGTSLAGFGIFCQGRNGRAAGVGPNDVIQVAGIGVGGKGSSDIDHAGNHGKVVAICDVSDKTLKSKAEKFKEAKTFHDFRELLATMGDKIDAVTVSTADHAHAQASVAAMRLGKHVYCQKPLTHTVWEARLMRETAKKYGVCTQMGNQGGATEGLRQSVEILQAGVLGDVTDVHVWTDRPSKYWKQAPDITARPQGSFEPPTGLHWDLFLAGAPERPFAPVYTPMLWRGWWDFGTGVMGDMGCHNTNVPFHGLDLGLPVRVSAKSGEINPETFPAWATVVYEFPARGKRPPVKLTWYEGAKDGKPNRPSSDLFPEGYKMEDNGWLCIGSNGTMCSARGESVGRQLWPVEKFKDFKAPEPFIPRIQGAGANNDDNHKLEWFQAIRAGKPEMPFSNFAFAAVQTEALLVGNIAMRTGEAVDYDGVSGRITNSSAAQELVKGTYRKGWEL, encoded by the coding sequence ATGTCGCAGCAGCCGGTCATGGATCGTCGCGCGTTCTTGTATGGGACCTCGCTCGCGGGGTTCGGGATCTTCTGTCAGGGCCGCAACGGCCGCGCGGCCGGCGTCGGGCCGAACGACGTGATCCAGGTCGCCGGCATCGGCGTCGGCGGTAAGGGGAGCAGCGATATCGACCACGCCGGCAACCACGGCAAGGTCGTCGCCATCTGCGATGTCTCTGATAAGACGCTCAAGAGCAAGGCTGAGAAATTCAAGGAAGCCAAGACCTTCCACGACTTCCGCGAACTGCTGGCGACGATGGGCGACAAGATCGACGCCGTGACCGTCTCCACGGCCGACCACGCCCACGCCCAGGCGTCTGTGGCCGCGATGCGGCTGGGCAAGCACGTCTACTGCCAGAAGCCCCTGACGCACACCGTCTGGGAAGCCCGCCTGATGCGCGAGACCGCCAAGAAGTACGGCGTCTGCACCCAGATGGGCAACCAGGGAGGGGCCACCGAGGGCCTCCGACAGAGCGTCGAGATCCTTCAAGCCGGCGTGCTCGGCGACGTGACCGACGTCCACGTCTGGACCGACCGCCCCAGCAAGTACTGGAAGCAGGCCCCGGACATCACCGCCCGTCCCCAGGGGTCGTTCGAGCCCCCCACCGGCTTGCACTGGGACCTCTTCCTCGCCGGCGCTCCGGAACGCCCCTTCGCCCCGGTCTACACCCCGATGCTCTGGCGCGGCTGGTGGGACTTCGGCACCGGCGTCATGGGGGACATGGGCTGCCACAACACCAACGTCCCGTTCCACGGCCTGGACCTCGGTCTCCCGGTGCGGGTCTCGGCCAAGAGCGGCGAAATCAACCCCGAGACCTTCCCCGCCTGGGCCACGGTCGTCTACGAGTTCCCCGCCCGCGGCAAACGGCCGCCGGTCAAGCTGACCTGGTATGAAGGCGCCAAGGACGGGAAGCCCAACCGGCCGTCCTCCGATCTGTTCCCTGAAGGGTACAAGATGGAGGACAACGGCTGGCTTTGCATCGGCTCGAACGGAACGATGTGTTCTGCCAGGGGCGAGTCGGTCGGTCGTCAACTGTGGCCCGTCGAGAAGTTCAAGGACTTCAAGGCCCCCGAGCCGTTCATTCCTCGCATCCAGGGAGCCGGCGCCAACAACGACGACAACCACAAGCTTGAGTGGTTCCAGGCCATCCGCGCCGGCAAGCCGGAGATGCCGTTCTCGAACTTCGCTTTCGCCGCCGTCCAGACCGAGGCTCTGCTGGTCGGCAACATCGCCATGCGGACCGGTGAAGCCGTCGACTACGATGGCGTCAGCGGCCGGATCACCAACAGCTCCGCCGCTCAGGAGCTTGTGAAGGGGACCTATCGCAAGGGCTGGGAACTCTGA
- a CDS encoding serine/threonine-protein kinase, translating to MPELDVETIVDQLTHIGLISRDQFIEARMEAEDGSPEALVRYCLRRSWITSWQLERMKKGDVTHFFFGPYRALFHLAEGTFARVYRGERTNTGEAVAIKVLRGRFAADPEAVAAFRKEAEAGMRLQHDNIVRVLDYGDQDDKHFIIMEYVEGMNLRELLRLRHNLRGKEALPLMINLAAGLAYAHGNGVGHRDIKGTNILVSNSGVAKLVDFGLANIDEDGKVGRSQRTIDYSALERSCGSPKGDHRSDIYFLGCVFYYMLTGQVPLEDSESKDPLKKMLKRSFSIIRPISEHRNAPDPALAQIVEKMMKMDLRSRYQTINQVLADLEAFRDGKLGTDAPISDDELEIDPEIGSALFRNPFISTDPEAPENRAAAEEAALALDLEHFESQPDEADLDALLGTPPVEAEPEPVAVVEPAPAPPAPEPHAAAPPTLLCVEPLTEIQDVLRKSLTRRGYRILMIADAERAAERYGEEPADAVLFDVDGLGPQALSHLEAMRDRAKAASVPFRVLVLLGPRQGALQEKLPSADQLAVLSKPLKLKDVLEALDRLAPVV from the coding sequence ATGCCGGAACTCGACGTCGAAACGATCGTGGATCAGCTGACTCACATCGGTCTGATCAGCCGCGATCAGTTTATTGAAGCGCGGATGGAGGCCGAGGACGGCTCGCCCGAGGCCCTCGTCCGATACTGCCTGCGCCGTAGCTGGATCACAAGCTGGCAGCTCGAACGGATGAAGAAGGGGGACGTCACCCATTTCTTCTTCGGCCCCTATCGAGCGCTCTTCCATCTCGCGGAGGGGACGTTCGCGCGAGTCTACCGCGGCGAGCGGACGAACACGGGCGAGGCTGTCGCGATCAAGGTCTTGCGGGGCCGATTCGCCGCCGATCCGGAGGCAGTGGCCGCCTTCCGCAAAGAGGCTGAGGCCGGCATGCGGCTGCAGCACGACAATATCGTCCGCGTGCTCGACTACGGCGATCAGGACGACAAGCATTTCATCATCATGGAGTACGTGGAGGGGATGAACCTTCGCGAACTCCTGCGCCTCCGCCACAACCTGCGGGGCAAAGAGGCCCTGCCGTTGATGATCAACCTGGCCGCGGGGCTCGCCTACGCCCACGGCAACGGCGTCGGCCACCGCGACATCAAGGGGACCAACATCCTGGTCTCCAATTCGGGCGTCGCGAAGCTCGTGGACTTCGGTCTGGCGAACATCGACGAGGACGGCAAGGTCGGGCGGAGCCAGCGGACGATCGACTACTCGGCGCTGGAACGCTCGTGCGGCAGCCCGAAGGGGGATCATCGCTCCGACATTTACTTCCTGGGCTGCGTCTTCTATTACATGCTCACGGGGCAGGTCCCGCTGGAGGACTCTGAGAGCAAGGACCCGCTCAAGAAGATGCTCAAGCGGTCGTTCAGCATCATCCGTCCCATCTCCGAGCATCGCAACGCCCCTGATCCGGCGCTGGCGCAGATCGTCGAGAAGATGATGAAGATGGACCTCCGCTCCCGTTACCAGACCATCAACCAGGTTCTCGCCGACCTGGAAGCCTTCCGCGACGGCAAGCTCGGGACTGACGCCCCCATCTCCGACGACGAGTTGGAGATCGATCCCGAGATCGGCAGCGCCCTCTTCCGCAATCCTTTCATCTCGACCGATCCCGAGGCTCCTGAGAACCGCGCCGCCGCCGAGGAAGCAGCCCTGGCCCTCGATCTTGAGCACTTCGAGTCGCAGCCCGACGAAGCCGATCTCGACGCTCTGCTGGGGACCCCGCCGGTCGAAGCCGAACCTGAGCCCGTGGCGGTCGTCGAGCCTGCTCCCGCGCCCCCCGCTCCCGAGCCCCACGCGGCCGCCCCGCCGACGCTGCTCTGCGTTGAGCCTCTGACCGAGATTCAGGACGTCCTGCGGAAGAGCCTGACGCGCCGGGGCTATCGCATTCTCATGATCGCCGACGCGGAACGCGCGGCCGAGCGTTACGGTGAGGAGCCGGCGGACGCGGTGCTCTTCGACGTCGACGGCCTGGGCCCCCAGGCCCTGTCTCACCTGGAAGCGATGCGTGATCGGGCCAAGGCGGCCTCGGTGCCGTTCCGCGTCCTGGTCCTCCTGGGACCCCGGCAGGGCGCACTCCAGGAGAAGCTGCCGTCGGCCGATCAGCTAGCCGTCCTCTCCAAGCCTCTGAAGCTCAAGGACGTCCTGGAGGCGCTCGACCGCCTCGCGCCGGTGGTCTGA
- a CDS encoding GlsB/YeaQ/YmgE family stress response membrane protein: MLFSLVWFLLIGLAAGWLAGQMTKGRDFGAVNNMIVGVLGAILGGFLFGILGLGATNIIGQLLTATVGAVVVLFLLNRFGKRL, encoded by the coding sequence ATGCTCTTTTCCTTGGTCTGGTTCCTGCTCATCGGACTGGCCGCAGGCTGGCTCGCCGGCCAGATGACGAAGGGGCGTGATTTCGGCGCGGTGAACAACATGATCGTCGGCGTTCTGGGCGCGATCCTCGGCGGTTTCCTGTTCGGGATCCTAGGCCTGGGGGCGACGAACATCATCGGCCAGTTGCTGACCGCGACGGTCGGCGCCGTCGTCGTGCTGTTCCTTCTGAATCGGTTCGGAAAGCGACTTTGA